One segment of Anomalospiza imberbis isolate Cuckoo-Finch-1a 21T00152 chromosome 2, ASM3175350v1, whole genome shotgun sequence DNA contains the following:
- the LOC137467286 gene encoding G-protein coupled receptor 183-like, with protein sequence MALVEDVFLPTNLTSSNQSSCNVHNHHFSTKVTFSLFYIILLVFGACGNVLALCITFQRRKKKLNSTNLYLVNLALSDALFTLALPGRIAYYILESDWPFGDWFCRITAFIFYMNTYVSIYFMTCVSVDRYVAVVRTRHPGRIRKMSRARGICVFIWSLVFLQTAPLLLRPMTRRMGDKLTCMEYFNFEEIPNLPYLLLVACMLGFFLPVGIILVCYVRINLKLCQTAKENPLTVKNGHHHRAFTVILVVLLAVLLCFSPYHLNIVQFMVRKILYQPSCREQQAFKMSLQITVAFMNLNCCIDPIIYFFAFRGYKRRLLRLFRNSGSLATSSTAKTPSESNSNSQPPGSSSV encoded by the coding sequence ATGGCTCTTGTGGAAGACGTGTTCCTGCCCACCAACCTCACCTCCAGCAACCAGAGCAGCTGCAACGTGCACAACCACCACTTTTCAACCAAAGTCACCTTCTCCCTTTTCTACATCATCCTGCTGGTGTTTGGTGCCTGTGGGAATGTCTTGGCCCTCTGTATCACCTTCCAGCGCAGGAAGAAGAAACTCAACTCCACCAACCTCTACCTGGTGAACCTGGCCCTCTCCGATGCCCTCTTCACCCTGGCACTGCCGGGCAGGATTGCCTACTACATCCTGGAGTCTGACTGGCCCTTTGGGGACTGGTTCTGCCGGAtcacagcttttattttctacATGAACACCTATGTGAGCATCTACTTCATGACCTGCGTGAGCGTGGACCGCTATGTTGCTGTGGTACGCACCAGGCACCCCGGCAGGATTCGGAAGATGAGCCGTGCCAGGGGCATCTGCGTCTTCATCTGGTCCTTGGTGTTCCTGCAGACGGCTCCGCTGCTCCTGCGGCCCATGACGCGAAGGATGGGAGACAAGCTGACATGCATGGAGTACTTCAACTTTGAGGAGATTCCCAATCTGCCCTACCTGCTTCTGGTGGCCTGCATGCTTGGCTTCTTCCTGCCTGTGGGCATCATCTTGGTGTGCTATGTGAGGATCAACCTCAAGCTCTGCCAGACAGCCAAGGAGAACCCGCTGACAGTGAAGAATGGGCACCACCACAGGGCCTTCACTGTCATCCTGGTGGTTCTCCTGgctgtcctgctctgcttcagTCCCTACCACCTCAACATTGTCCAGTTCATGGTCAGGAAGATCCTCTACCAGCCATCCTGCCGTGAGCAGCAAGCCTTCAAGATGTCCCTGCAAATCACTGTGGCATTCATGAACCTCAACTGCTGCATTGATCCCATCATCTACTTCTTCGCTTTCCGGGGCTACAAGCGGAGGCTGCTCCGCCTCTTCAGGAACAGCGGCTCCCTGGCCACCTCCTCCACTGCCAAGACCCCCTCGGAGAGCAACAGCAACAGCCAGCCGCCCGGCTCCAGCTCCGTCTAG